From one Anabas testudineus chromosome 18, fAnaTes1.2, whole genome shotgun sequence genomic stretch:
- the LOC113157655 gene encoding mucin-17-like isoform X5 has protein sequence MDITSTTALLIGGSWVTTINNIQLWRAVTLVELRNRSDTSKANTSPQTTVLPRVRVPSNCQRDFNLLAFDPDGDNVQCRYGNTSLSECNPCTPPSVLSLSSSCTLSFSPTSSSNEGVYAVQLVMEDFPTQIITLTQTNGAQTTLTTTNAISKIPIQFALSVDPVVPSCTEGLYLPRFLPPTPTNRAQLFAAVNQSLQIRIQAQANISTISELLFSGPSSITQTMTGQGQFNLSWTPTGTENGESHAVCFLVQATLNSVKYHSELRCVTVIVGNDTTTTTTTDPTTNTPSDTTLPLTTIPLNISNTPADTTTPLTTISLNTTTAPADTTPPLTTIPFNTTNTPADTTPPLTTIPLNTTNTPADTTPPLTTISLNTTNTPVDTTPPLTTIPLNTTNTPADTTPPLTTIPLNTTNTPADTTPPLTTISLNTTNTPVDTTPPLTTIPLNTTNTPADTTPPLTTISLNTTTAPADTTPPLTTIPLNTTNTPADTTPPLNTIPLNTTNTPADTTPPLTTISLNTTNTPVDTTPPLNTIPLNTTNTPVDTSLPLTTISLNTTTASADTTPPLTTIPLNTTNTPADTTPPLTTIPLNTTNTPADTTPPLTTIPLNTTNTPVDTTPPLTTIPLNTTNTPADTTPPLTTISLNTTNTPADTTPPLTTISLNTTTAPADTTPPLNTIPLNTTNTPVDTSLPLTTISLNTTTAPADTTPPLTTIPFNTTNTPADTTPPLNTIPLNTTNTPADTTPPLTTIPFNTTNTPADTTPPLNTIPLNTTNTPADTTPPLTTIPLNTTNTPVDTSLPLTTISLNTTTAPADTTLPLNTISLNTTNTPVDTTPPLTTIPLNTTNTPADTTLPLNTIPLNTTTSFITTQTATTAPPTTSQLRDTTKTPETISANSAVAFTTPTLPEDTTVYPRHVYQVVVLSAKISSLSPLSEEYIKNTVIQQLKDELVRRGLPSNIPLQIKSIKKVSFPTTVVTGG, from the exons TTCAATGCAGATATGGAAACACGTCACTGTCAGAGTGTAACCCCTGCACACCACCGTCTGTGCTCAGTCTTTCATCT TCTTGTACTTTGTCATTCAGTCCCACCAGCAGCAGTAATGAGGGTGTGTATGCTGTACAGCTGGTGATGGAGGACTTTCCTACACAGATTATCACCCTGACTCAAACCAACGGGGCACAAACGACATTAACTACAACCAATGCAATCAGCAAAATACCCATTCAGTTTGCTTTAAGTG TGGATCCTGTGGTGCCATCCTGCACAGAAGGACTGTATCTGCCCAGGTTCCTTCCTCCAACACCAACTAACAGAGCTCAGCTGTTTGCCGCTGTCAATCAGAGCCTGCAAATCAGGATCCAAGCACAGGCAAATATCTCCAC AATTTCTGAGCTGTTGTTCAGTGGACCATCCAGCATAACACAGACTATGACAGGACAAGGACAGTTCAACCTGAGTTGGACGCCAACTGGGACTGAAAATGGAGAAAGCCACGCCGTCTGTTTTCTTGTCCAGGCAACTCTCAA TTCAGTCAAGTATCACTCAGAGCTTCGATGTGTTACTGTGATTGTTGGAAATG acacaacaacaactacaactaccGACCCTACAACTAACACACCATCTGATACCACTCTCCCACTCACAACTATCCCATTGAACATATCCAACACACCAGCTGATACCACTACACCACTCACAACTATCTCATTGAATACAACTACAGCACCAGCTGATACCACTCCGCCACTAACAACTATCCCATTTAACACAACTAACACGCCAGCTGATACCACTCCACCACTCACAACTATCCCATTAAACACAACTAACACGCCAGCTGATACCACACCACCACTCACAACTATCTCATTGAATACAACTAACACACCAGTTGATACCACTCCACCACTCACAACTATCCCATTAAACACAACTAACACACCAGCTGATACCACTCCGCCACTCACAACTATCCCATTAAACACAACTAACACACCAGCTGATACCACTCCGCCACTAACAACTATCTCATTGAACACAACTAACACACCAGTTGATACCACTCCACCACTCACAACTATCCCATTGAACACAACTAACACACCAGCTGACACCACTCCACCACTTACAACTATCTCATTGAACACAACTACAGCACCAGCTGATACCACTCCACCACTTACAACTATCCCATTGAACACAACTAACACACCAGCTGATACCACTCCACCACTCAACACTATCCCATTGAACACAACTAACACACCAGCTGATACCACTCCACCACTCACAACTATCTCATTGAACACAACTAACACACCAGTTGATACCACTCCACCACTCAACACTATCCCATTGAACACAACTAACACACCAGTTGATACCTCTCTACCACTCACAACTATCTCATTGAACACAACTACAGCATCAGCTGATACCACTCCACCACTTACAACTATCCCATTAAACACAACTAACACGCCAGCTGATACCACTCCGCCACTAACAACTATCCCATTAAACACAACTAACACGCCAGCTGATACCACTCCGCCACTAACAACTATCCCATTAAACACAACTAACACACCAGTTGATACCACTCCTCCACTAACAACTATCCCATTAAACACAACTAACACACCAGCTGATACCACTCCGCCACTAACAACTATCTCATTGAATACAACTAACACACCAGCTGACACCACTCCACCACTTACAACTATCTCATTGAACACAACTACAGCACCAGCTGATACCACTCCACCACTCAACACTATCCCATTGAACACAACTAACACACCAGTTGATACCTCTCTACCACTCACAACTATCTCATTGAACACAACTACAGCACCAGCTGATACCACTCCACCACTCACAACTATCCCATTTAACACAACTAACACACCAGCTGATACCACTCCGCCACTCAACACTATCCCATTGAACACAACTAACACGCCAGCTGATACCACTCCACCACTCACAACTATCCCATTTAACACAACTAACACACCAGCTGATACCACTCCGCCACTCAACACTATCCCATTGAACACAACTAACACGCCAGCTGATACCACTCCGCCACTCACAACTATCCCATTGAACACAACTAACACACCAGTTGATACCTCTCTACCACTCACAACTATCTCATTGAACACAACTACAGCACCAGCTGATACCACTCTGCCACTCAACACTATCTCATTGAATACAACTAACACACCAGTTGATACCACTCCACCACTCACAACTATCCCATTGAACACAACTAACACACCAGCTGATACCACTCTGCCACTCAACACTATCCCATTAAACACAACAACTAGCTTTATAACTACACAAACTGCAACTACTGCCCCACCCACAACTTCTCAACTAAGAGATACTACAAAAACACCAGAAACCATTAGTGCCAACTCCGCTGTTGCTTTCACAACACCGACACTACCTGAAGACACAACAGTTTACCCTAGACATGTATATCAAG TTGTAGTTCTGTCAGCAAAgatctcctctttgtctccactGTCTGAAGAGTACATCAAGAATACCGTCATACAACAG CTTAAAGATGAACTGGTCAGACGAGGGCTACCGTCAAACATCCCTCTGCAGATTAAGAGCATTAAGAAAGTGTCATTTCCAACCACAGTGGTGACTGGTGGCTAA